The window GATTCACGGAAACGTCTTCACCCGATAAAAACGTACAGTTCATCGCACACAAGGCTTGGGAAAGCAAACAAAGGCCAACGAAAGAGAAGAGTGGGAGTTAAAGAACACCTTCGTCCAGGAGTTTGTTAATCCCCTGGCAGATCTTCTTCAAGCAAGGTCTGTACTCCTCGGAAGCGCTGTAGAGCACACTCAGGAACTTCACGTCGGCGAAGTGGTCGAACACGTGGTCAATGCGACTGTGGGAGCGGGCCGTCAGGTGGTTCTCCACCAGCTCGTGCAGAAGGTCCCTGCACTCCTGCAGCACCTCGGAGAGGATGACCCTGTCAAAGGTGTAGTCCACCTCATGGAAGCTCACTACCGTCATggctgcctggttcatcttctTCTTGAAGCGCTCCACAgtctccagttcctctgggctGAACTGCTGGTTGCGGTAGAGGATGCCGATCTTGAGGGCGATCTTGATGATGTCGTTGATGATCTTGTGTGCCTCCTTCTTGTTCCTGGTGTACTCACGGCTCACCTTGTACAGCTCGTCCAGGATCTCGCTGCTGGTGTCGTCCGTCAGCAGGTTGGCCACTGCCATGGTGGCCATCTTACTTAGGATCTTCTTCTGAGCCTGCAGCGCTAGGCTCTTGGAGTTGAAGGTCTCATGGCCTAAGATTGAAACAGGGAAGGGTTAAACGGAGAGAGAGAACAGTTAGCCTTCACACTAGAATGAGTTGGCTTCCGTTCCAGAGGTTTTTCATGCAGCTGGGCAGAGAGGGACCCGATTCCGCCAGctttctttattacatttattgaacTCCCTCTCCGAGCTCTTGGTGGTGTGAGCGGTGCAGGGAAACCTGGCCGACTGTGACTAAGTAGGCCCTAGTCCGCATTGACACACAGCGCCGCGCTCATTTCCTACATTCATCTTGTTGTCACTCACACCGTAGGAGATCGTGCTTCTCCTGAGC of the Scleropages formosus chromosome 7, fSclFor1.1, whole genome shotgun sequence genome contains:
- the LOC108942057 gene encoding tumor necrosis factor alpha-induced protein 8-like protein 3, whose amino-acid sequence is MDSDSGELSEGEFSPGHETFNSKSLALQAQKKILSKMATMAVANLLTDDTSSEILDELYKVSREYTRNKKEAHKIINDIIKIALKIGILYRNQQFSPEELETVERFKKKMNQAAMTVVSFHEVDYTFDRVILSEVLQECRDLLHELVENHLTARSHSRIDHVFDHFADVKFLSVLYSASEEYRPCLKKICQGINKLLDEGVL